One genomic window of Equus caballus isolate H_3958 breed thoroughbred chromosome 6, TB-T2T, whole genome shotgun sequence includes the following:
- the ASIC1 gene encoding acid-sensing ion channel 1 isoform X3, which produces MPIQIFCSVSFSSREEAPGPLGDIWGPHQQQQRDNSESEEEEEEKEKEAARKEAREGDSPMDLVAFANSCTLHGASHVFVEGGPGPRQALWAVAFVLALGAFLCQVGDRVTYYLSYPHVTLLDEVATTELAFPAVTLCNTNAVRLSQLSYPDLLYLAPMLGLDESDDPGVPLAPPGPEAFSGEPFNLHRFYNRSCHRLEDMLLYCSYCGGPCGPHNFSVVFTRYGKCYTFNSGRDGRPRLKTMKGGTGNGLEIMLDIQQDEYLPVWGETDETSFEAGIKVQIHSQDEPPFIDQLGFGVAPGFQTFVSCQEQRQLIYLPPPWGTCKAVTMDSDFFDSYSITACRIDCETRYLVENCNCRMVHMPGDAPYCTPEQYKECADPALDFLVEKDQEYCVCEMPCNLTRYGKELSMVKIPSKASAKYLAKKFNKSEQYIGENILVLDIFFEVLNYETIEQKKAYEIAGLLGDIGGQMGLFIGASILTVLELFDYAYEVIKHKLCRRGKCQKEAKRSSADKGVALSLDDVKRHNPCESLRGHPAGMTYAANILPHHPARGTFEDFTC; this is translated from the exons ATGCCCATCCAGATCTTCTGCTCTGTGTCATTTTCCTCTAGAGAGGAGGCCCCGGGGCCCTTGGGAGATATTTGGGGtccccaccagcagcagcagcgggaCAACTCAGAatcagaagaggaggaagaagagaaggaaaaggaggcagCAAGGAAGGAGGCCAGAGAGGGGGATTCACCCATGGACTTGGTGGCCTTTGCCAACAGCTGCACCCTCCACGGCGCCAGCCACGTCTTCGTGGAGGGGGGTCCAGGCCCAAGGcaggccctgtgggcagtggccTTTGTCCTGGCACTGGGTGCCTTCTTGTGCCAGGTAGGGGACCGCGTTACTTATTACCTCAGCTACCCACATGTGACTCTGCTAGATGAGGTGGCCACCACGGAGCTGGCCTTCCCGGCGGTCACCCTCTGCAACACCAATGCCGTGCGGCTGTCCCAGCTCAGCTACCCCGACTTGCTCTACCTGGCCCCCATGCTGGGGCTGGACGAAAGTGATGACCCCGGGGTGCCCCTCGCCCCGCCGGGGCCTGAGGCCTTCTCTGGGGAGCCCTTTAACCTGCACCGCTTCTACAATCGCTCCTGCCACCGGCTGGAGGACATGCTGCTCTACTGCTCCTACTGCGGGGGGCCCTGCGGCCCTCACAACTTCTCAGTG GTCTTCACACGGTATGGAAAGTGCTACACCTTCAACTCGGGCCGAGATGGGCGTCCACGGCTGAAGACCATGAAGGGTGGGACTGGCAATGGGCTGGAGATCATGCTGGACATCCAGCAGGACGAGTACCTGCCTGTCTGGGGGGAAACTG ACGAGACGTCCTTCGAAGCGGGCATCAAAGTGCAGATCCACAGTCAGGATGAACCTCCCTTCATTGACCAGCTGGGCTTTGGCGTGGCCCCAGGGTTCCAGACCTTTGTGTCCTGCCAGGAGCAGCGG CAGCTCATCTACCTGCCCCCGCCCTGGGGCACCTGCAAAGCTGTTACCATGGACTCGGATTTCTTCGACTCCTACAGCATTACCGCCTGCCGCATCGACTGTGAGACGCGCTACCTGGTGGAGAACTGTAACTGCCGCATGGTGCACATGCCAG GAGATGCCCCATACTGCACTCCAGAGCAGTACAAGGAGTGTGCGGATCCTGCTCTGG ACTTCCTGGTGGAGAAGGACCAGGAGTACTGTGTGTGTGAAATGCCCTGCAACCTGACCCGCTATGGCAAGGAGCTGTCCATGGTCAAGATCCCCAGCAAAGCATCAGCTAAGTACCTGGCCAAGAAATTCAACAAGTCTGAGCAGTACATAGG GGAGAACATCCTGGTGCTGGACATTTTCTTTGAAGTCCTCAACTATGAGACCATTGAGCAGAAGAAGGCCTATGAGATTGCAGGGCTCCTCG GTGACATTGGGGGCCAGATGGGGCTGTTCATCGGGGCCAGCATCCTCACGGTGCTGGAGCTCTTTGACTACGCCTACGAG GTCATTAAGCACAAGCTGTGCAGACGAGGGAAGTGCCAGAAGGAGGCCAAAAGAAGCAGCGCGGACAAAGGCGTAGCCCTCAGCCTGGATGACGTCAAAAGAcat AACCCGTGTGAGAGTCTCCGGGGCCATCCTGCCGGGATGACGTACGCTGCCAACATCCTACCTCACCATCCGGCCCGAGGCACTTTTGAGGACTTTACCTGCTGA
- the ASIC1 gene encoding acid-sensing ion channel 1 isoform X4 codes for MPIQIFCSVSFSSREEAPGPLGDIWGPHQQQQRDNSESEEEEEEKEKEAARKEAREGDSPMDLVAFANSCTLHGASHVFVEGGPGPRQALWAVAFVLALGAFLCQVGDRVTYYLSYPHVTLLDEVATTELAFPAVTLCNTNAVRLSQLSYPDLLYLAPMLGLDESDDPGVPLAPPGPEAFSGEPFNLHRFYNRSCHRLEDMLLYCSYCGGPCGPHNFSVVFTRYGKCYTFNSGRDGRPRLKTMKGGTGNGLEIMLDIQQDEYLPVWGETDETSFEAGIKVQIHSQDEPPFIDQLGFGVAPGFQTFVSCQEQRLIYLPPPWGTCKAVTMDSDFFDSYSITACRIDCETRYLVENCNCRMVHMPGDAPYCTPEQYKECADPALDFLVEKDQEYCVCEMPCNLTRYGKELSMVKIPSKASAKYLAKKFNKSEQYIGENILVLDIFFEVLNYETIEQKKAYEIAGLLGDIGGQMGLFIGASILTVLELFDYAYEVIKHKLCRRGKCQKEAKRSSADKGVALSLDDVKRHNPCESLRGHPAGMTYAANILPHHPARGTFEDFTC; via the exons ATGCCCATCCAGATCTTCTGCTCTGTGTCATTTTCCTCTAGAGAGGAGGCCCCGGGGCCCTTGGGAGATATTTGGGGtccccaccagcagcagcagcgggaCAACTCAGAatcagaagaggaggaagaagagaaggaaaaggaggcagCAAGGAAGGAGGCCAGAGAGGGGGATTCACCCATGGACTTGGTGGCCTTTGCCAACAGCTGCACCCTCCACGGCGCCAGCCACGTCTTCGTGGAGGGGGGTCCAGGCCCAAGGcaggccctgtgggcagtggccTTTGTCCTGGCACTGGGTGCCTTCTTGTGCCAGGTAGGGGACCGCGTTACTTATTACCTCAGCTACCCACATGTGACTCTGCTAGATGAGGTGGCCACCACGGAGCTGGCCTTCCCGGCGGTCACCCTCTGCAACACCAATGCCGTGCGGCTGTCCCAGCTCAGCTACCCCGACTTGCTCTACCTGGCCCCCATGCTGGGGCTGGACGAAAGTGATGACCCCGGGGTGCCCCTCGCCCCGCCGGGGCCTGAGGCCTTCTCTGGGGAGCCCTTTAACCTGCACCGCTTCTACAATCGCTCCTGCCACCGGCTGGAGGACATGCTGCTCTACTGCTCCTACTGCGGGGGGCCCTGCGGCCCTCACAACTTCTCAGTG GTCTTCACACGGTATGGAAAGTGCTACACCTTCAACTCGGGCCGAGATGGGCGTCCACGGCTGAAGACCATGAAGGGTGGGACTGGCAATGGGCTGGAGATCATGCTGGACATCCAGCAGGACGAGTACCTGCCTGTCTGGGGGGAAACTG ACGAGACGTCCTTCGAAGCGGGCATCAAAGTGCAGATCCACAGTCAGGATGAACCTCCCTTCATTGACCAGCTGGGCTTTGGCGTGGCCCCAGGGTTCCAGACCTTTGTGTCCTGCCAGGAGCAGCGG CTCATCTACCTGCCCCCGCCCTGGGGCACCTGCAAAGCTGTTACCATGGACTCGGATTTCTTCGACTCCTACAGCATTACCGCCTGCCGCATCGACTGTGAGACGCGCTACCTGGTGGAGAACTGTAACTGCCGCATGGTGCACATGCCAG GAGATGCCCCATACTGCACTCCAGAGCAGTACAAGGAGTGTGCGGATCCTGCTCTGG ACTTCCTGGTGGAGAAGGACCAGGAGTACTGTGTGTGTGAAATGCCCTGCAACCTGACCCGCTATGGCAAGGAGCTGTCCATGGTCAAGATCCCCAGCAAAGCATCAGCTAAGTACCTGGCCAAGAAATTCAACAAGTCTGAGCAGTACATAGG GGAGAACATCCTGGTGCTGGACATTTTCTTTGAAGTCCTCAACTATGAGACCATTGAGCAGAAGAAGGCCTATGAGATTGCAGGGCTCCTCG GTGACATTGGGGGCCAGATGGGGCTGTTCATCGGGGCCAGCATCCTCACGGTGCTGGAGCTCTTTGACTACGCCTACGAG GTCATTAAGCACAAGCTGTGCAGACGAGGGAAGTGCCAGAAGGAGGCCAAAAGAAGCAGCGCGGACAAAGGCGTAGCCCTCAGCCTGGATGACGTCAAAAGAcat AACCCGTGTGAGAGTCTCCGGGGCCATCCTGCCGGGATGACGTACGCTGCCAACATCCTACCTCACCATCCGGCCCGAGGCACTTTTGAGGACTTTACCTGCTGA